The Paracoccus sediminicola genome has a segment encoding these proteins:
- a CDS encoding glutamine synthetase family protein, whose translation MTPEWLKKAPQPAQDYVADRRLDEVECIVSDIAGVARGKAMPASKFARQEKFYLPNSIFLQTITGEWADNPAGAFTEPDMVLAPDYSTTSAAPWTADYTLQVIHDVFDQNGDPVPVAPRNVLKRVVGLFDEQGWTPVVAPEMEFFLVARNTDPNQPIIPPMGRTGRRAAAKQAYSLSAVDEYGKVIDDIYDFAEAQGFEIDGILQEGGAGQIEINLAHGDPVKLADEIFYFKRLIREAALRHDCYATFMAKPIEGEPGSAMHIHHSVIDNRTGQNIFSDERGREAPPFLNFIAGMQAHLPAAIALLAPYVNSYRRYIPDFAAPINLEWGRDNRTTGLRVPISGPEARRVENRLAGMDCNPYLGLAASLACGYLGLTEKRDPRPECIGDAYISEDELPLTLGDALDLMVDSDPMRMVLGEEFVAVYEAVKRNEYKEFLQVISPWEREHLLLNV comes from the coding sequence ATGACGCCGGAATGGCTGAAAAAAGCGCCGCAACCGGCGCAGGATTACGTGGCGGACCGCCGGCTGGACGAGGTGGAATGCATCGTTTCGGACATTGCCGGCGTCGCGCGGGGCAAGGCGATGCCCGCGTCGAAATTTGCCCGGCAGGAGAAATTCTATCTGCCGAACTCGATCTTCCTGCAAACCATCACCGGGGAATGGGCCGATAATCCCGCGGGGGCCTTTACCGAACCCGACATGGTGCTGGCGCCGGATTACAGCACCACCTCTGCCGCGCCCTGGACCGCTGATTACACGTTGCAGGTGATCCACGACGTGTTCGACCAGAACGGCGACCCGGTGCCGGTTGCGCCGCGTAACGTGCTCAAGCGCGTGGTCGGGCTTTTTGACGAGCAGGGCTGGACGCCGGTCGTCGCCCCCGAGATGGAGTTCTTTCTCGTCGCGCGCAACACCGACCCGAACCAGCCCATCATCCCTCCGATGGGTCGCACGGGTCGTCGTGCCGCCGCGAAACAGGCCTATTCGCTGTCGGCGGTCGATGAATACGGCAAGGTCATCGACGATATCTATGATTTCGCCGAAGCCCAGGGTTTCGAGATCGACGGCATCCTTCAGGAAGGCGGGGCCGGACAGATCGAGATCAATCTCGCCCATGGCGATCCGGTCAAGCTCGCCGACGAAATCTTTTATTTCAAACGCCTGATCCGCGAGGCGGCGCTGCGGCACGACTGCTATGCGACCTTCATGGCCAAGCCCATCGAGGGCGAGCCGGGCTCGGCGATGCATATCCACCACTCGGTGATCGACAATCGGACCGGGCAGAACATCTTTTCGGATGAGCGAGGCCGCGAGGCACCGCCCTTCCTGAATTTCATCGCCGGGATGCAGGCGCACCTGCCTGCGGCAATCGCGCTGCTTGCGCCCTATGTGAATTCCTATCGCCGCTATATCCCGGACTTCGCAGCGCCCATCAATCTGGAATGGGGCCGTGACAACCGCACCACAGGGCTGCGCGTACCGATCTCCGGTCCCGAGGCGCGGCGGGTGGAAAACCGGCTCGCGGGGATGGATTGCAACCCCTATCTCGGCCTCGCCGCCTCTCTGGCGTGCGGCTATCTCGGGCTGACAGAAAAGCGCGATCCGCGTCCCGAATGTATCGGCGACGCCTATATCTCGGAAGACGAGCTGCCGCTTACGCTTGGCGATGCGCTCGATCTCATGGTCGATAGCGACCCGATGCGGATGGTTCTGGGTGAGGAGTTCGTAGCCGTCTACGAGGCGGTGAAGCGCAACGAATACAAGGAATTCCTCCAGGTGATCTCACCCTGGGAGCGCGAGCATCTTTTGCTGAATGTCTGA
- a CDS encoding NAD(P)/FAD-dependent oxidoreductase, with protein MDLLFSNDRRGEYPPSLYADQVEMLPPFAPLRGEARADICVVGAGYTGLSAALHLAEAGFDVMLLEAHRVGFGASGRNGGQLGSGQRLGPDELEPVVGREMARRLWDMAEDAKRLTRDLAARSGVSVRDGVAHAFRKPAELDEARHHSDHLATYYGYDQLETFSAEAFREILPSPAYCGGEIDSGAGHLNPLALALGMARLARDAGAIIHEMSHVHRIDFATSANGKTILRTGSGAVQCDHVILAGNGYLGGLSDKIAARVMPINNFIAATAPLGPRKADVLRRDIAVHDTKFVVNYWRVDEDDRLIFGGGENVSYRFPKDIAAKVRKPLAEIYPALADIPFTHAWGGTLAITMNRLPCFARPAPNALSASGFSGHGVALATLAGRQMAQAVAGQAEGFDTMATLPTPRFPGGQMLRWPLLVAGMSWFALRDRLGI; from the coding sequence ATGGACCTGCTTTTCTCGAATGACCGTCGCGGGGAGTACCCGCCCTCGCTCTACGCCGATCAGGTCGAGATGCTGCCACCCTTTGCCCCGCTGCGCGGCGAGGCGCGGGCGGATATCTGCGTGGTCGGTGCGGGCTATACCGGGCTGTCGGCGGCGCTGCATCTGGCCGAGGCCGGGTTCGACGTGATGCTGCTCGAAGCGCATCGGGTCGGATTCGGGGCGTCGGGGCGCAATGGCGGGCAGCTCGGCTCGGGCCAGCGGCTCGGCCCTGACGAGCTGGAGCCGGTGGTCGGGCGAGAGATGGCGCGTCGCCTGTGGGATATGGCCGAGGATGCCAAGCGGCTGACCCGCGATCTGGCCGCACGCTCCGGCGTGTCCGTCCGCGACGGCGTGGCACACGCTTTCCGCAAACCCGCAGAGCTGGACGAGGCGCGGCATCACAGCGACCATCTGGCCACCTATTACGGTTACGATCAGCTAGAAACCTTCTCGGCCGAGGCATTTCGCGAAATTCTCCCCTCCCCGGCCTATTGCGGCGGTGAGATCGACTCGGGTGCGGGGCATCTGAACCCGCTGGCGCTGGCGCTCGGCATGGCCCGGCTGGCCCGCGATGCGGGGGCGATTATTCATGAAATGAGCCATGTGCACCGCATCGATTTCGCGACAAGCGCCAATGGCAAGACCATCCTGCGCACCGGGTCGGGGGCGGTTCAGTGCGACCATGTGATCCTGGCGGGGAATGGCTATCTGGGCGGGCTGTCAGACAAGATTGCGGCGCGCGTCATGCCGATCAACAATTTCATCGCCGCAACCGCGCCTTTGGGCCCGCGCAAGGCCGATGTGCTGCGCCGTGACATCGCCGTGCATGATACCAAGTTCGTGGTGAACTATTGGCGCGTGGACGAGGACGACCGGTTGATCTTCGGCGGCGGCGAAAATGTGAGCTATCGCTTTCCCAAGGATATCGCTGCCAAGGTTCGCAAGCCGCTGGCCGAGATCTATCCCGCGCTTGCCGATATTCCCTTTACTCATGCCTGGGGTGGCACGCTTGCCATTACCATGAACCGCCTGCCCTGTTTCGCGCGTCCGGCGCCCAACGCTCTGTCGGCAAGCGGGTTTTCCGGTCACGGCGTCGCTCTCGCGACATTGGCGGGGCGGCAGATGGCGCAAGCGGTGGCCGGCCAGGCGGAAGGATTCGACACGATGGCAACGCTGCCGACACCGCGCTTTCCCGGCGGACAGATGCTGCGCTGGCCGCTGCTTGTGGCCGGAATGAGCTGGTTTGCGCTGCGTGATCGCCTGGGAATCTGA
- a CDS encoding CoA-binding protein, with protein MSETETIRRIRDEASTIAVVGLSPRSERPSWGVARFLQAQGYRVIPVNPGHAGEEILGEIVYPDLSSIPDDAGVDMVDIFRRSDAVPSVVDEALTALPDLKFIWMQLGVTHRQAAEKAEAAGKIVVQDRCPKIEFPRIG; from the coding sequence ATGTCCGAAACCGAGACCATTCGCAGGATCAGAGACGAAGCCAGCACCATCGCGGTTGTCGGCTTGTCACCGCGCAGCGAGCGGCCAAGCTGGGGCGTCGCCCGGTTTCTTCAGGCGCAGGGTTATCGCGTGATCCCGGTCAATCCCGGCCATGCCGGCGAGGAGATCCTCGGTGAGATAGTGTATCCGGACCTGTCTTCGATCCCGGACGATGCGGGTGTGGACATGGTCGATATTTTTCGGCGCTCCGACGCCGTGCCGTCTGTGGTCGACGAGGCCCTGACTGCGCTGCCCGATCTGAAATTCATCTGGATGCAGCTTGGCGTCACTCATCGGCAAGCGGCAGAAAAGGCCGAGGCCGCGGGCAAGATCGTCGTTCAGGACCGCTGCCCCAAGATCGAATTTCCGCGCATCGGCTGA
- a CDS encoding YHS domain-containing (seleno)protein — MSLKLLKPLIFVLLASLPSASLAQKWALGGYDPVAYVTRDQAVPGRGDISTKWRGKDYHFASNENRALFESNPRAYTPGFDGLCVVALAEGRAEPGDPRQFVTIGQRVYLTGSSARKRELLERPRKILMEAKGMWVKLRP; from the coding sequence ATGTCCCTGAAGCTGCTGAAACCTCTGATTTTCGTCCTTCTCGCGTCGCTGCCCTCTGCGTCGCTTGCGCAGAAATGGGCACTTGGCGGCTATGACCCGGTCGCCTATGTGACGCGCGATCAGGCGGTGCCGGGGCGGGGTGACATCTCGACCAAGTGGCGCGGCAAGGATTACCACTTCGCCTCGAACGAGAATCGCGCCCTTTTTGAATCGAATCCCCGTGCCTATACGCCGGGTTTCGACGGTCTCTGCGTAGTGGCTTTGGCCGAGGGCCGCGCGGAACCCGGCGATCCGCGCCAGTTCGTGACCATCGGCCAGCGGGTCTATCTGACGGGATCGTCTGCGCGAAAACGCGAATTGCTGGAGAGGCCGCGGAAAATCCTGATGGAAGCCAAGGGTATGTGGGTCAAGCTTCGCCCGTGA
- a CDS encoding TrmH family RNA methyltransferase, translating to MADRKTRKPDWVIAKERAKKASAAETIWLFGLHAVRDALANPAREKLRLVVTQNALDRLGDHGGLTPEITDARVFDRTVGLPPDSVHQGCALEVRPLSWGNLDEIAIAGAGRPLLVALDRVTDPHNVGAILRSAEVFGARAVIAPARHTAPETGALAKTASGALERQPYLRIGNLADALETLKAAGYVTVGLAGEATESLDMVLDGLGDRPVCLVLGAEGPGLRERTRDTCDHLARIEVAGTFGSLNVSNAAAVALYAAARRFTWA from the coding sequence ATGGCCGACCGCAAGACCCGCAAGCCCGACTGGGTGATCGCCAAGGAGCGCGCGAAGAAAGCATCCGCCGCCGAGACCATCTGGCTCTTCGGGCTGCATGCCGTGCGCGATGCGCTCGCCAACCCGGCGCGCGAAAAGCTGCGGCTTGTGGTGACGCAGAATGCGCTCGACCGGCTTGGCGATCACGGCGGTCTGACGCCCGAGATCACCGATGCGCGCGTCTTCGATCGCACGGTCGGGCTGCCGCCGGACAGCGTGCATCAGGGCTGCGCGCTCGAAGTCCGCCCGCTCAGCTGGGGAAATCTTGACGAGATCGCCATAGCCGGGGCCGGGCGACCGCTCCTGGTGGCCCTCGACCGGGTCACCGATCCGCATAATGTCGGCGCCATTCTGCGTTCCGCCGAGGTATTCGGCGCCCGGGCCGTGATCGCGCCAGCCCGTCACACAGCGCCCGAAACCGGAGCTTTGGCCAAGACAGCCTCGGGTGCCCTGGAGCGGCAGCCCTATCTGCGCATCGGCAATCTCGCCGACGCGCTCGAGACGCTGAAAGCGGCGGGTTATGTGACCGTCGGTCTGGCGGGCGAAGCGACCGAGAGCCTGGACATGGTGCTGGATGGGCTCGGGGACCGCCCGGTCTGCCTCGTGCTTGGCGCCGAAGGGCCGGGGCTGCGGGAACGGACCCGCGACACCTGCGACCATCTCGCCCGGATCGAGGTCGCAGGGACGTTTGGCTCGTTGAATGTCTCGAATGCGGCGGCTGTGGCGCTTTACGCCGCTGCACGACGTTTCACATGGGCTTGA
- the ileS gene encoding isoleucine--tRNA ligase has translation MSDQTPDYRDTVFLPQTEFPMRAGLPAREPEWLERWARLEIYDTLRARAEGRKPFILHDGPPYANGNLHIGHALNKVLKDFITRSQQMMGRDARYVPGWDCHGLPIEWKIEEQYRQKGMDKDAVDTVEFRRECRNFADHWIDVQREEFKRLGVTGKWDDPYLTMNYHAEAVIAEEFMKLLMNGSLYQGSKPVMWSPVEKTALAEAEVEYHDHTSHTIWVRFTPVNAELDGASVVIWTTTPWTIPQNRAVAFNPEIAYGLYEVKEAAENATAQPGEKLVLADALAAQVMQAAKVERHERLRDVAVSELEGLTLAHPFRGVENAEGEWDYDVPMLPGDHVTDEAGTGFVHTAPSHGDDDYQLGLKHGLKMTYNVEPDGTYRADLPIFGGEAIIQPDGKDGPANVSVIKNLAWAGKLLAKGKIKHSYPHSWRSKAPLIYRNTAQWFAAIDKPLDDGLGEYGDSIRARALTSIDELVKWTPQTGRNRIHSMVENRPDWVLSRQRAWGVPLTCFVKSGAKPDAEGFLLRDERVNARIVEAFEKDGADAWYAEGFKEKMLGGIVDPGEYEQVMDVLDVWFDSGSTHAFVIRDREDGATDGIADLYLEGTDQHRGWFQSSLLQASATKGRAPYRGVLTHGFTLDEKGMKMSKSLGNTIVPAEVIKQYGADILRLWVAQVDYTSDQRIGPEILKGTADSYRRLRNTLRFMLGNLSGFSDAERVEPAEMPELEQWVLHRLAQFDHKVRQGYDAYDFQGVFQALFQFATVDLSSFYFDIRKDALYCDAADSLRRRSARTVLDLLFHRLVTWLAPILPFTMEDVWLSRFPSDDDSVHLHDFPATSADWLNEPLAAKWDGVRRARRVVTAALELKRTDKTIGASLEAAPVVHIRDDQMLKALKSVNFEDICITSDLYLTADPIPAEAFRMPDIQGVGVVFERAEGEKCQRCWKILPDVGTHDHPGLCARCDAVLSA, from the coding sequence ATGAGCGACCAGACCCCCGATTACCGCGATACCGTTTTCCTGCCGCAGACCGAATTTCCGATGCGCGCCGGCCTTCCTGCCCGAGAGCCCGAATGGCTGGAGCGTTGGGCCCGGCTGGAGATCTATGACACGCTGCGCGCCCGTGCCGAAGGGCGCAAGCCCTTTATCCTGCATGACGGTCCTCCTTACGCGAACGGGAACCTGCATATCGGCCACGCGCTGAACAAGGTGCTGAAGGATTTCATCACCCGCTCGCAGCAGATGATGGGACGGGATGCGCGCTACGTGCCGGGCTGGGACTGCCACGGCCTGCCGATCGAATGGAAGATCGAAGAGCAGTATCGCCAGAAGGGCATGGACAAGGACGCGGTGGATACGGTCGAGTTCCGCCGCGAATGTCGCAACTTTGCCGATCACTGGATCGACGTGCAGCGCGAAGAGTTCAAGCGGCTCGGCGTCACTGGCAAATGGGACGATCCCTATCTGACGATGAATTATCACGCCGAGGCGGTCATCGCCGAGGAGTTCATGAAGCTGTTGATGAACGGCTCTCTATACCAGGGGTCGAAGCCGGTGATGTGGTCTCCGGTCGAGAAGACCGCTTTGGCCGAGGCGGAGGTCGAGTATCACGACCATACCAGCCATACGATCTGGGTGCGGTTCACGCCCGTCAACGCTGAGTTGGACGGGGCTTCGGTGGTGATCTGGACCACGACACCCTGGACCATCCCGCAGAACCGCGCCGTCGCCTTCAATCCCGAGATCGCCTATGGCCTCTATGAGGTCAAAGAGGCGGCCGAGAACGCAACGGCACAGCCGGGCGAGAAGCTGGTTCTGGCCGATGCGCTCGCCGCGCAGGTGATGCAGGCGGCGAAGGTCGAACGTCATGAGCGCCTGCGCGATGTGGCAGTGTCCGAGTTGGAAGGGCTGACCCTCGCCCACCCGTTCCGCGGCGTCGAAAATGCCGAGGGCGAATGGGATTACGATGTCCCCATGCTGCCCGGCGATCACGTCACCGACGAGGCCGGGACCGGCTTCGTGCACACCGCGCCCAGCCACGGTGACGACGACTATCAGCTTGGCCTGAAGCACGGGCTGAAGATGACCTATAATGTCGAGCCCGACGGGACCTACCGCGCCGATCTGCCGATCTTCGGTGGGGAGGCGATCATCCAGCCGGATGGCAAGGACGGTCCGGCCAATGTCAGCGTCATCAAGAACCTCGCCTGGGCGGGCAAGCTGCTGGCCAAGGGCAAGATCAAACACAGCTATCCGCATAGCTGGCGCTCGAAGGCGCCGCTGATCTATCGCAACACGGCGCAGTGGTTCGCCGCGATCGACAAGCCGCTGGATGACGGGTTGGGCGAGTATGGCGACTCGATCCGTGCCCGTGCGCTGACCAGCATCGATGAGTTGGTGAAATGGACGCCGCAGACGGGGCGGAACCGCATTCACTCGATGGTCGAAAACCGCCCCGACTGGGTGCTGTCGCGGCAGCGCGCCTGGGGGGTGCCGCTGACCTGTTTCGTGAAGTCGGGCGCAAAGCCGGATGCCGAGGGCTTCCTGCTGCGCGACGAACGGGTCAACGCCCGCATCGTCGAGGCCTTCGAAAAGGACGGCGCAGATGCATGGTATGCCGAGGGCTTCAAGGAAAAGATGCTCGGCGGCATCGTGGATCCCGGGGAATACGAGCAGGTCATGGACGTGCTGGATGTCTGGTTCGACTCTGGCTCGACCCATGCCTTCGTGATCCGCGACCGCGAGGATGGCGCAACCGACGGGATCGCCGATCTGTATCTGGAAGGCACCGACCAGCATCGCGGCTGGTTCCAGTCATCGCTGTTGCAGGCGAGCGCGACCAAGGGTCGTGCGCCCTATCGCGGCGTGCTCACCCACGGGTTCACGCTCGACGAGAAGGGCATGAAAATGTCCAAATCGCTTGGCAACACCATCGTTCCGGCGGAGGTCATCAAGCAATATGGGGCCGATATCCTGCGGCTCTGGGTGGCGCAGGTGGATTACACCTCAGATCAGCGTATCGGGCCGGAGATTCTGAAAGGCACCGCGGACAGCTATCGGCGTCTGCGCAACACGCTGCGCTTCATGCTGGGGAATCTCTCGGGCTTCAGCGATGCTGAGCGGGTCGAGCCCGCCGAGATGCCCGAGCTGGAGCAATGGGTGCTGCATCGGCTCGCGCAGTTCGATCACAAGGTCCGGCAAGGCTACGATGCCTATGATTTTCAGGGTGTCTTCCAGGCGCTGTTCCAGTTCGCGACCGTCGATCTGTCGTCCTTCTATTTCGACATTCGCAAGGACGCGCTGTATTGCGACGCGGCGGACAGCCTGCGCCGCCGCTCGGCGCGGACGGTTCTGGATCTGCTGTTCCATCGCCTCGTGACATGGCTCGCGCCGATCCTGCCCTTCACAATGGAGGATGTCTGGCTGTCGCGCTTCCCGTCCGACGATGACAGCGTGCATCTGCATGATTTCCCGGCAACCTCTGCCGACTGGCTGAACGAGCCGCTCGCCGCCAAATGGGACGGCGTGCGGCGCGCCCGGCGGGTGGTGACGGCGGCGCTGGAACTCAAGCGGACCGACAAGACCATCGGGGCCAGCCTGGAAGCCGCGCCGGTGGTCCATATCCGCGATGATCAGATGCTCAAAGCGCTGAAATCGGTGAATTTCGAAGATATCTGCATCACTTCGGATCTGTATCTGACCGCCGACCCGATCCCTGCCGAAGCATTCCGCATGCCCGACATTCAGGGCGTCGGCGTGGTGTTCGAGCGGGCCGAGGGCGAGAAATGCCAGCGTTGCTGGAAGATACTGCCCGATGTCGGCACGCATGATCATCCCGGTCTCTGCGCGCGCTGCGACGCAGTGCTGTCGGCATGA
- the queF gene encoding preQ(1) synthase, with protein sequence MSHYTDGLTQLGQNAGLPASPDEAVLERVPNPQAGEAYVVRFTQPEFTSLCPMTGQPDFAHLVIDYLPGDWLIESKSLKLFLGSFRNHGAFHEDCTVTIGKRLAGTLDPRWLRIGGYWYPRGGMPIDVFWQTGPAPDGVWLPDQGVAPYRGRG encoded by the coding sequence ATGTCCCACTACACTGACGGTCTGACCCAGCTTGGCCAGAACGCCGGACTGCCCGCCAGTCCCGACGAGGCCGTGTTGGAGCGCGTGCCCAACCCGCAGGCGGGTGAAGCCTATGTGGTGCGCTTCACCCAGCCCGAGTTCACCAGCCTCTGTCCGATGACAGGCCAGCCCGATTTCGCGCATCTGGTGATCGACTACCTTCCCGGAGACTGGCTGATCGAATCGAAGTCGCTGAAGCTGTTTCTCGGCAGTTTCCGCAACCACGGCGCATTTCATGAAGATTGCACCGTGACGATCGGCAAGCGGCTGGCCGGGACGCTGGATCCGCGATGGCTGCGGATCGGCGGCTACTGGTATCCGCGCGGTGGCATGCCGATCGACGTGTTCTGGCAGACCGGCCCGGCACCGGATGGGGTCTGGCTGCCGGATCAGGGCGTTGCACCCTATCGCGGACGCGGATAG
- a CDS encoding DMT family transporter, giving the protein MQNQNDGIWLRLAAAFLITAMSALVREASDQATLGQIIFWRSALAMLPICIYMALRGDFPGAFRTRRPGAHFLRGVIGAVAMGMSFISLTYLPVAHAEALGFLGPVLVLPAAALLLRETISPRLICAVAIGFGGVIAMLWEGMTMPGEGAMIGIAAGLAFAGLTAIYRVYVKAMTRTESAATISFYFAAFTTVVGLATLPFGWNETDFYTSCVLIGAGILGGLAHIAATEAMARAPVSVLAPFDFTGLVWAVLFDLVLFATLPGAAGWLGIIAITVAGVLVMTPPRPRVAG; this is encoded by the coding sequence ATGCAAAATCAGAATGATGGTATCTGGTTGCGGCTGGCGGCTGCGTTCCTGATTACCGCCATGTCCGCGCTGGTCCGAGAGGCCTCCGATCAGGCCACGCTCGGGCAGATCATCTTCTGGCGCTCGGCGCTGGCGATGCTGCCAATCTGCATCTACATGGCCCTGCGCGGGGACTTCCCCGGCGCATTCCGCACCCGCCGTCCCGGCGCGCATTTCCTACGCGGTGTCATCGGCGCGGTGGCGATGGGCATGTCGTTCATATCGCTGACCTATCTGCCGGTGGCTCATGCCGAGGCGCTTGGCTTTCTCGGCCCCGTCCTGGTCCTGCCCGCCGCCGCGCTGCTGCTGCGCGAGACGATTTCGCCGCGATTGATCTGCGCGGTGGCCATCGGCTTTGGCGGGGTCATCGCCATGCTGTGGGAGGGGATGACCATGCCCGGCGAAGGCGCGATGATCGGCATTGCGGCGGGGCTGGCCTTTGCCGGGCTGACGGCGATCTATCGGGTCTATGTCAAGGCGATGACCCGCACCGAAAGCGCGGCGACGATTTCGTTCTATTTCGCGGCCTTCACCACGGTTGTCGGGCTCGCAACCCTGCCCTTCGGCTGGAACGAGACAGATTTCTATACGAGCTGCGTCCTGATTGGCGCGGGCATTCTTGGCGGGCTGGCCCATATCGCCGCCACCGAGGCAATGGCACGGGCGCCGGTTTCGGTGCTTGCCCCTTTCGACTTCACCGGGCTTGTCTGGGCGGTTCTGTTCGACCTGGTTCTGTTTGCGACATTGCCGGGCGCGGCGGGCTGGCTGGGGATCATTGCGATCACCGTCGCAGGGGTCCTGGTGATGACCCCGCCGCGGCCAAGGGTGGCGGGCTGA
- a CDS encoding group III truncated hemoglobin → MTLPPRFEISADQIDRVVQIFYKAVRAEPVLGPVFANHVTDWPAHEEKIARFWRNAILHERSYEGSPQRVHVQAGNVRPEHFARWLALFDETLRRTLTEPQAAAWSALAHRIGAGLRMGVQTARQPKDGPPALR, encoded by the coding sequence ATGACCCTTCCGCCACGCTTCGAGATCAGCGCGGACCAGATCGACCGCGTCGTGCAGATCTTCTACAAGGCGGTCCGGGCGGAGCCGGTGCTCGGCCCGGTCTTTGCCAATCATGTGACGGACTGGCCTGCCCATGAGGAAAAGATAGCTCGGTTCTGGCGCAATGCGATCCTTCACGAGCGCAGCTATGAGGGCAGTCCGCAGCGGGTTCATGTGCAAGCCGGTAACGTGCGACCAGAGCATTTTGCGCGATGGCTGGCACTGTTCGACGAAACGCTGCGACGGACCCTGACCGAACCGCAGGCGGCAGCCTGGTCGGCGCTCGCGCATCGCATCGGGGCCGGTCTGCGCATGGGCGTCCAAACCGCGAGACAGCCGAAAGACGGGCCTCCGGCCTTGCGCTAA
- a CDS encoding VOC family protein, which produces MKIDYVEFSSPNMAKTTDFFASAFGWGFNDYGPEYQELTGAGISGGIAAGEAAAPLIILRSNDLEAALVKVEQAGGKITRPIYDFPGGRRFEFTEPGGTAMAVWSDT; this is translated from the coding sequence ATGAAGATCGATTATGTCGAATTCTCCTCGCCGAATATGGCGAAGACCACGGATTTCTTCGCCTCGGCCTTTGGCTGGGGGTTCAACGATTACGGCCCCGAATATCAAGAGCTGACCGGTGCAGGGATCTCTGGCGGGATAGCGGCAGGCGAGGCCGCAGCACCGCTGATCATCCTGCGCAGCAACGATCTCGAGGCTGCATTGGTCAAGGTTGAGCAAGCCGGGGGAAAGATCACCCGGCCCATCTATGACTTCCCCGGCGGGCGTCGTTTCGAGTTCACCGAGCCGGGCGGCACTGCCATGGCCGTCTGGTCCGACACGTAA